The following coding sequences are from one Streptococcus sp. NPS 308 window:
- a CDS encoding magnesium transporter CorA family protein, with product MKQVFLSTTTEFKEIDTLEPGTWINLVNPTQNESLEIANAFDIDIADLRAPLDAEEMSRITIEDEYTLIIVDVPITEERNNRTYYVTIPLGIIITEETIITTCLEPLPVLDVFINRRLRNFYTFMRSRFIFQILYRNAELYLTALRSIDRKSDQIESQLHKSTRNEELIELMELEKTIVYFKASLKTNERVIKKLTSATSNIKKYLEDQDLLEDTLIETQQAIEMADIYGNVLHSMTETFASIISNNQNNIMKTLALVTIVMSVPTMIFSAYGMNFKDNEIPLNGEPHAFWLIVFIAFAMSVSLTLYLIHKKWF from the coding sequence ATGAAACAAGTTTTTCTCTCAACAACAACTGAATTTAAAGAGATCGACACGCTTGAACCGGGTACTTGGATCAATCTCGTCAATCCTACACAAAATGAATCACTGGAAATTGCCAATGCCTTTGACATTGACATCGCTGACCTTCGAGCACCACTCGATGCGGAAGAAATGTCCCGTATTACCATCGAAGATGAGTATACTTTGATCATCGTAGACGTTCCCATCACAGAGGAAAGAAACAATCGCACCTACTACGTAACGATTCCGCTAGGGATTATCATCACCGAGGAGACCATTATCACTACCTGCTTGGAGCCCCTCCCTGTTCTCGATGTCTTTATCAACCGTAGACTTCGCAATTTCTACACTTTCATGCGTTCACGTTTTATCTTCCAGATTCTCTATCGCAACGCTGAACTTTACCTGACAGCCCTTCGTTCGATTGACCGTAAGAGTGACCAGATCGAAAGTCAACTTCACAAATCTACTCGAAACGAAGAACTGATCGAACTCATGGAATTGGAAAAGACCATCGTCTATTTCAAGGCCTCACTTAAGACAAATGAGCGCGTGATTAAGAAATTGACCAGCGCAACCAGCAATATTAAAAAATACTTAGAGGACCAAGACCTACTTGAGGATACCCTGATTGAAACCCAACAGGCCATTGAGATGGCAGATATCTATGGAAACGTCCTTCACTCTATGACAGAGACCTTTGCCTCTATCATTTCCAACAACCAGAACAACATCATGAAGACCCTGGCTCTCGTGACCATCGTTATGTCTGTCCCAACCATGATCTTCTCAGCCTACGGTATGAACTTTAAGGATAATGAAATCCCTCTAAACGGTGAGCCTCACGCCTTCTGGTTAATCGTCTTTATCGCCTTTGCTATGAGTGTTTCGCTCACTCTCTATCTCATCCATAAAAAATGGTTCTAA
- a CDS encoding DUF1129 domain-containing protein, with translation MSQIDLQKLTKKNQEFIHIATQQFIKDGKTDAEIKAVFEEVIPKILEEQVKGTTARSLYGAPTHWAHSFTVKEQYEKEHPKENDDPKLMIMDSALFITSLFALVSALTNFFSTNQAIGYGLITLLLVGLVGGLAFYLMYYFVYQYYGPDTDRSQRPPFWKSILVILAAMLLWLAVFFATSFLPAALNPILAPLPLAILGAALLALRFYLKKRFNIRSASAGPSRY, from the coding sequence ATGTCTCAGATTGATCTACAAAAATTAACTAAGAAAAACCAAGAGTTTATCCATATTGCTACCCAGCAATTTATCAAAGATGGCAAAACAGATGCTGAAATCAAGGCTGTTTTTGAGGAAGTTATTCCTAAAATCCTTGAAGAGCAAGTCAAAGGAACAACAGCTCGTTCCCTCTATGGCGCTCCAACTCACTGGGCTCACAGTTTCACAGTCAAGGAACAGTACGAAAAAGAGCATCCAAAAGAAAATGATGATCCAAAACTCATGATTATGGACTCAGCCCTTTTTATTACCAGTCTCTTTGCACTGGTTAGCGCTCTGACCAACTTTTTCTCTACAAACCAGGCTATTGGCTATGGTTTGATTACCCTCTTGTTGGTTGGGCTTGTTGGAGGACTTGCCTTCTACTTGATGTACTACTTTGTCTACCAGTATTATGGACCAGACACAGATCGTAGCCAGCGCCCTCCTTTCTGGAAATCAATCCTCGTCATCCTCGCTGCTATGCTTCTCTGGTTGGCTGTCTTCTTCGCAACAAGCTTCCTACCAGCAGCTCTCAATCCAATCCTTGCTCCGCTGCCTTTGGCTATTCTAGGAGCAGCCCTTCTCGCCCTTCGCTTCTATCTCAAAAAACGCTTCAATATCCGAAGCGCAAGCGCAGGCCCATCACGTTATTAA
- a CDS encoding S66 family peptidase, protein MVSTIGIVSLSSGVIGEDFVKHEVELGIQRLKDLGLNPIFLPHSLKGLDFIKDHPEARAEDLMQAFSDDSIDMILCAIGGDDTYRLLPFLFENDQLQKVIKPKIFLGFSDTTMNHLMLHKLGIKTFYGQSFLADICELDKEMLPYSFHCFKELIETGKISEIHPSDLWYEERTDFSPNALGTARISHVNTGFDLLQGNAQFEGEILGGCLESLYDIFDNSRYADSTELCQKYKLLPDLSDWEGKILLLETSEEKPEPENFKKMLQALKETGVFEVISGLLVGKPMDEAFYDDYKEALMSIVDSNIPIVYNLNVGHATPRAIVPFGVHAYVDAKKQVIRFDYNKKS, encoded by the coding sequence ATGGTTTCTACTATTGGTATTGTTAGTTTGTCTAGCGGTGTTATCGGAGAGGACTTTGTCAAACACGAAGTGGAGCTGGGTATCCAACGTCTCAAGGATTTGGGACTCAATCCTATCTTTTTACCTCATTCGCTAAAAGGTTTAGACTTTATCAAGGATCATCCTGAGGCGCGTGCAGAGGATTTGATGCAGGCCTTTTCGGACGATAGCATCGACATGATCCTATGCGCCATTGGTGGTGATGATACCTATCGTTTGCTACCTTTTCTTTTTGAAAATGACCAACTCCAAAAGGTTATCAAACCAAAGATTTTTCTCGGTTTCTCGGATACCACTATGAACCACCTTATGTTGCATAAACTAGGGATCAAGACTTTTTATGGGCAATCCTTTCTAGCAGACATTTGTGAATTAGACAAGGAGATGTTGCCCTATAGCTTTCACTGCTTTAAAGAACTGATCGAGACTGGAAAAATCTCTGAAATCCACCCTAGCGACCTTTGGTATGAGGAACGGACTGACTTTAGTCCCAATGCTCTGGGAACAGCTCGTATCAGCCATGTAAATACAGGTTTTGATTTGTTACAAGGAAATGCTCAATTTGAGGGAGAGATCCTCGGTGGTTGTCTTGAGTCCCTCTATGATATTTTTGACAATTCTCGATACGCAGACAGCACGGAGCTCTGCCAAAAGTACAAACTCCTCCCTGACTTATCCGACTGGGAAGGAAAGATTCTCTTGCTAGAAACAAGCGAAGAAAAGCCTGAACCGGAAAACTTCAAAAAGATGTTACAGGCTTTGAAAGAAACTGGGGTATTTGAGGTCATCAGTGGACTCTTGGTCGGAAAGCCAATGGATGAAGCCTTCTATGACGACTATAAAGAGGCACTAATGAGCATCGTTGACAGCAATATCCCGATTGTCTATAATCTGAATGTCGGTCACGCAACACCAAGAGCCATTGTGCCCTTTGGCGTCCATGCTTATGTGGATGCAAAGAAGCAAGTCATTCGCTTTGACTATAACAAAAAAAGCTGA
- a CDS encoding CPBP family intramembrane glutamic endopeptidase — MMSNKNKGILIFAILYTVLFVFDGVKLLAFLMPSAIANYLVYVVLALYGSFLFKDRLIKQWNEIRKTKRKFFFGVLTGWLFLFLMTFVFEFVSEMLKQFFGLVGQGLNQSNIQSTFQEQPILIAVFACIIGPFVEELFFRQLLLHHLQKRLSSWLSILLVGLVFALTHMHSLALSEWVSAVGYLGGGIAFSIIYVKEKENIYYPLVVHMLGNSLPLIILVISSM, encoded by the coding sequence GTGATGTCTAACAAAAATAAGGGAATTCTGATTTTTGCGATTCTCTATACAGTTCTCTTTGTATTTGATGGAGTTAAATTGCTGGCTTTCTTGATGCCATCTGCTATTGCAAATTATCTAGTTTATGTAGTACTAGCTCTATATGGCTCTTTCTTGTTTAAGGATAGATTGATCAAACAATGGAATGAGATTAGAAAGACTAAAAGGAAATTCTTCTTTGGCGTCTTAACAGGATGGCTCTTTCTCTTTCTGATGACTTTTGTCTTTGAATTTGTATCAGAGATGTTGAAGCAGTTTTTTGGGCTAGTCGGACAAGGTCTAAACCAGTCGAATATTCAAAGTACCTTTCAAGAACAACCAATACTGATAGCAGTTTTCGCCTGTATCATAGGACCTTTTGTGGAAGAACTCTTTTTCCGTCAGCTCTTGTTACATCATTTGCAGAAACGTCTGTCAAGTTGGCTAAGCATTCTTCTGGTAGGACTTGTTTTTGCTCTGACTCATATGCACAGTTTGGCTTTATCAGAGTGGGTCAGTGCAGTCGGTTATCTAGGTGGAGGCATTGCCTTTTCTATCATCTATGTGAAAGAAAAAGAGAATATTTATTATCCTCTAGTTGTTCATATGTTAGGCAATAGCCTTCCCTTGATTATTTTAGTTATCAGTAGTATGTGA
- a CDS encoding DNA-3-methyladenine glycosylase I, translating into MPKRCSWVKMTNPLYIAYHDQEWGQPLHDDRALFELLCMETYQAGLSWETVLNKRQGFREAFHGYQIQAVAEMTDGELEALLENLAIIRNRAKLFATRANAQAFLQIQKTFGSFDAYLWSFVKGKTIVNDVPDYHLAPAKTALSEKLAKDLKKQGFKFTGPVAVLSFLQAAGLIDDHENDCQWKGN; encoded by the coding sequence ATGCCAAAACGTTGTTCGTGGGTCAAGATGACCAATCCGCTCTACATCGCCTACCACGACCAGGAGTGGGGACAGCCTCTTCATGATGACCGCGCTCTTTTTGAACTGCTCTGTATGGAGACTTATCAGGCTGGTCTATCTTGGGAAACGGTACTAAACAAACGTCAAGGATTCCGAGAAGCATTTCATGGCTATCAAATTCAAGCGGTCGCGGAAATGACAGATGGGGAGTTGGAAGCCTTGTTAGAGAATCTAGCCATCATCCGAAATCGTGCCAAGCTCTTTGCGACGCGTGCCAACGCCCAAGCATTTTTACAAATCCAGAAAACCTTTGGCTCTTTTGATGCTTATCTCTGGTCCTTTGTTAAGGGGAAAACGATCGTGAATGATGTTCCTGACTATCACCTAGCACCTGCTAAAACAGCCTTGTCTGAAAAATTAGCTAAAGATCTAAAAAAACAAGGTTTCAAGTTCACAGGCCCAGTTGCCGTTTTATCTTTTCTACAAGCAGCAGGTTTGATTGACGACCACGAGAATGATTGTCAATGGAAGGGGAATTAA
- the ruvA gene encoding Holliday junction branch migration protein RuvA, translated as MYEYLKGIITKITAKYIVLEANGIGYILHVANPYAYSGQVNQETQIYVHQVVREDAHLLYGFHSEDEKKLFLSLISVSGIGPVSALAIIAADDNAGLVQAIESKNITYLTKFPKIGKKTAQQMVLDLEGKVVVASDDLPAKVAVQASAENQELEEAMEAMLALGYKATELKKIKKFFEGTTDTAENYIKSALKMLVK; from the coding sequence ATGTACGAATATCTAAAAGGAATCATTACCAAAATCACTGCTAAATATATCGTCCTTGAGGCAAATGGTATCGGTTATATCCTGCATGTAGCCAATCCTTATGCATACTCAGGTCAAGTTAATCAAGAAACTCAAATCTATGTGCATCAAGTTGTCCGTGAGGATGCCCATCTGCTTTACGGCTTTCACTCAGAAGACGAGAAAAAGCTCTTTCTCAGTCTGATTTCAGTCTCAGGGATTGGACCTGTATCAGCTTTGGCTATTATTGCAGCCGATGACAATGCTGGCCTAGTTCAAGCGATTGAGAGCAAGAACATCACCTACTTGACCAAGTTCCCCAAAATTGGTAAGAAAACAGCCCAGCAAATGGTTCTGGACTTGGAAGGCAAGGTAGTCGTGGCTAGTGATGACCTTCCTGCCAAAGTCGCTGTGCAAGCCAGTGCTGAAAATCAAGAACTGGAAGAAGCTATGGAAGCCATGCTGGCGTTAGGCTACAAGGCAACAGAGCTCAAGAAAATCAAGAAATTCTTTGAAGGGACGACGGATACAGCAGAGAACTATATCAAATCTGCCCTTAAAATGTTGGTCAAATAG
- a CDS encoding helix-turn-helix domain-containing protein, protein MKLAEKLFELRKEKGWSQEKLAEQINVSRQSISKWESGQVLPEIEKIIELSKIFQVTTDYLLLDENSEKGSTAVTLEEDKDKYYKEVKSYGLWQVIYIFVLALAIYLFLAGSSFPAEFTAWIWLTFVLLIASAMAINKALKIKQKYLDKVIGLDDFKKEGAKDETKN, encoded by the coding sequence ATGAAACTCGCAGAAAAACTATTTGAGCTCAGAAAGGAAAAAGGTTGGTCCCAAGAAAAACTAGCAGAACAAATCAATGTTTCTCGGCAAAGCATCTCCAAATGGGAGTCTGGACAAGTACTTCCTGAAATCGAAAAAATCATTGAATTAAGCAAGATTTTCCAAGTGACAACTGACTATCTACTTCTGGATGAAAACTCTGAAAAAGGTTCCACAGCAGTGACCTTGGAAGAAGACAAGGACAAATACTATAAAGAGGTTAAATCCTATGGTCTCTGGCAAGTGATTTATATTTTCGTCTTGGCTCTGGCTATCTATCTCTTTTTAGCTGGTTCTAGTTTCCCAGCCGAATTCACCGCTTGGATTTGGCTAACCTTCGTTCTATTAATCGCTTCTGCAATGGCTATTAACAAGGCGCTAAAGATTAAGCAAAAGTATCTGGACAAGGTTATAGGCCTTGATGATTTTAAGAAAGAAGGTGCTAAAGATGAAACTAAAAACTGA
- a CDS encoding RDD family protein → MKLKTDNPIPIKTRLKELIGDWLFISGYLISLFLLAMGFYNLVLGGVPVFTEAQSQLLAFSSSVLPLTIIFAWLDYRKGSFGKRWAGLQLIYKHRSLSHSLLRSAIKFFPWQLGHMGAIRSAYQADALSIFLSTSAGILFLIFLLMGLLRKDKRHPADLLAGTQVQLKNSKQL, encoded by the coding sequence ATGAAACTAAAAACTGACAATCCCATACCTATCAAAACTCGTCTGAAAGAGCTGATTGGAGACTGGCTCTTTATCTCGGGCTACCTCATTTCTTTATTTTTACTAGCTATGGGCTTTTACAATTTAGTTCTAGGAGGCGTTCCCGTATTCACTGAAGCCCAGAGCCAACTTCTGGCTTTTTCTAGCTCGGTTCTGCCCCTAACTATCATCTTTGCTTGGCTCGACTATAGAAAAGGAAGTTTTGGCAAGCGTTGGGCAGGTTTACAGCTGATTTACAAGCATAGGAGCCTTTCCCACAGCCTTTTGCGCTCTGCTATCAAGTTTTTCCCTTGGCAGTTGGGACATATGGGAGCTATTCGTAGTGCTTATCAAGCAGATGCTCTGTCAATTTTCTTGTCAACCTCAGCAGGGATTCTCTTCTTGATTTTTCTGCTGATGGGACTCCTTCGCAAGGACAAACGTCATCCAGCTGATTTGCTTGCTGGAACACAAGTTCAGCTCAAAAATTCAAAACAGCTCTAG
- the mutL gene encoding DNA mismatch repair endonuclease MutL, with protein sequence MSHIIELPEVLANQIAAGEVIERPASVVKELVENAIDAGSSQIIIEIEESGLKKIQITDNGHGIAHDEVELALRRHATSKIKNQADLFRIRTLGFRGEALPSIASVSVLTLLTAVDGASHGTKLVARGGQVEEIIPATSPVGTKVCVEDLFFNTPARLKYMKSQQAELSHIIDIVNRLGLAHPEISFSLISDSKEMTRTAGTGQLRQAIAGIYGLASAKKMIAIENSDLDFEISGFVSLPELTRANRNYISLFINGRYIKNFLLNRAILDGYGSKLMVGRFPLAVIHIHIDPYLADVNVHPTKQEVRISKERELMALVSEAISNSLKEQTLIPDALENLAKSTVRNRQKVEQTILPLKENTLYYEKTELSKPSQAEVADHQVELTEEGQDLTLFAKETLDQLSKQTKLHFAERKPVSYDQLDHPELDLASLDKAYDKLEREESSSFPELEFFGQMHGTYLFAQGRDGLYIIDQHAAQERVKYEEYRESIGNVDQSQQQLLVPYIFEFPADDALRLRERMPLLEEVGVFLAEYGENQFILREHPIWMAEEEIESGIYEMCDMLLLTKEVSIKKYRAELAIMMSCKRSIKANHRIDDHSARQLLYQLSQCDNPYNCPHGRPVLVHFTKSDMEKMFRRIQENHTSLRELGKY encoded by the coding sequence ATGTCTCATATTATTGAATTGCCAGAGGTGCTGGCAAACCAGATCGCGGCAGGAGAGGTTATTGAACGTCCTGCCAGTGTGGTGAAAGAGTTGGTAGAAAATGCCATTGACGCTGGCTCTAGCCAGATTATCATTGAGATTGAGGAATCAGGTCTAAAGAAGATTCAAATCACAGATAATGGTCATGGAATTGCCCACGATGAGGTGGAATTGGCCCTGCGTCGTCATGCGACCAGTAAGATAAAAAATCAAGCAGACCTCTTTCGGATTCGGACGCTCGGATTTCGAGGTGAAGCCCTGCCCTCTATCGCTTCTGTCAGTGTTCTGACTCTGTTGACGGCGGTGGATGGCGCGAGTCATGGGACCAAGCTCGTCGCGCGTGGAGGTCAAGTCGAAGAAATCATCCCAGCGACAAGTCCTGTGGGAACCAAGGTTTGTGTGGAGGACCTCTTTTTCAACACGCCTGCCCGTCTCAAGTATATGAAGAGCCAGCAAGCGGAGTTGTCTCATATCATCGATATTGTCAACCGTCTGGGCCTTGCTCATCCTGAGATTTCTTTTAGCTTGATTAGTGATAGCAAGGAAATGACACGAACAGCTGGAACTGGTCAACTGCGTCAAGCTATTGCTGGAATTTACGGTTTGGCTAGTGCCAAGAAGATGATAGCCATTGAGAATTCGGATCTGGACTTCGAAATTTCAGGTTTTGTGTCCTTGCCGGAGTTGACTCGAGCTAATCGCAACTATATCAGCCTCTTCATCAATGGGCGATATATCAAGAACTTTCTGCTCAATCGTGCTATTCTTGATGGTTATGGCAGCAAGCTCATGGTGGGACGCTTTCCGCTGGCTGTTATTCATATCCATATTGACCCTTATCTAGCGGATGTCAATGTGCATCCGACCAAGCAAGAAGTGCGAATTTCCAAGGAAAGAGAGCTAATGGCGCTGGTTTCAGAAGCTATTTCTAACAGTCTCAAGGAACAGACCTTGATACCGGATGCCTTGGAAAATCTTGCCAAGTCGACCGTGCGCAATCGTCAAAAGGTGGAGCAGACTATTCTCCCACTCAAAGAAAATACGCTCTACTATGAAAAAACAGAACTCTCAAAACCCAGTCAAGCTGAGGTGGCTGATCATCAGGTTGAATTAACTGAGGAAGGGCAGGATTTAACCCTGTTTGCCAAGGAAACCTTGGACCAGTTGAGCAAGCAGACAAAACTCCATTTCGCAGAGAGAAAGCCTGTCAGCTATGACCAACTAGATCACCCAGAGTTAGACCTTGCGAGTCTTGATAAGGCTTATGACAAGCTGGAGCGAGAAGAATCATCAAGCTTCCCAGAGTTGGAATTTTTCGGGCAAATGCACGGGACCTACCTCTTTGCCCAAGGTCGAGATGGGCTCTACATCATAGATCAGCACGCGGCTCAGGAACGGGTTAAGTACGAGGAATACCGTGAAAGCATTGGCAATGTTGACCAGAGTCAGCAGCAACTCCTAGTGCCTTACATTTTTGAATTTCCTGCGGATGACGCCCTTCGTCTCAGAGAAAGAATGCCTCTCTTAGAGGAAGTGGGTGTCTTTCTAGCTGAGTACGGAGAAAATCAATTTATCCTGCGTGAACATCCTATTTGGATGGCAGAAGAAGAAATCGAGTCTGGTATCTATGAAATGTGTGATATGCTCCTCTTAACTAAAGAAGTTTCGATCAAGAAATATCGAGCAGAGCTGGCTATCATGATGTCCTGCAAGCGGTCTATCAAGGCCAACCATCGCATCGATGACCATTCAGCCAGACAGCTCCTTTATCAGCTTTCTCAATGTGACAATCCCTATAACTGTCCACATGGCCGTCCTGTTTTGGTGCATTTTACCAAGTCGGATATGGAAAAGATGTTCCGACGCATTCAGGAGAATCATACCAGCCTCCGAGAGTTGGGGAAATACTAA
- a CDS encoding LytTR family DNA-binding domain-containing protein, translating to MKVELQIKETYEEEKLIVQTPQPTEKVQKVIEFAENLDQKETIKGKIDDQVYLVKIGKIQRFYIENRKILAETASQTYTIDLRLYQVLDILPTTFIQISQSEIVNIDAISHLKLTPNGLVEIFLKNESFTYSSRRYLKTIKEKLEL from the coding sequence ATGAAAGTAGAACTACAGATTAAGGAGACTTACGAGGAGGAAAAGCTGATTGTCCAAACTCCTCAGCCGACCGAAAAAGTCCAGAAAGTCATCGAGTTCGCAGAAAATCTTGACCAAAAAGAAACAATCAAAGGAAAGATTGATGATCAGGTCTATCTAGTTAAGATTGGTAAGATACAACGCTTCTATATCGAGAATCGCAAGATTCTAGCAGAAACTGCATCTCAGACCTATACCATTGATTTGCGTCTCTATCAAGTTCTTGACATTCTGCCGACCACTTTTATCCAAATTTCCCAATCAGAAATCGTTAATATTGACGCTATCTCTCATCTCAAACTAACCCCCAACGGTCTGGTTGAAATTTTCTTGAAAAACGAAAGCTTCACCTACTCTTCACGCCGTTACCTAAAAACCATCAAGGAGAAATTAGAACTATGA
- a CDS encoding DUF3021 domain-containing protein produces the protein MKKQIFHDAAAGVLIGLILSILFSLIYAPNTYAPLSPESLVGQVMVEHQVHGALVLLYCMIIWSAIGVLFSFGGRLFSRDWSLLRATLSHFFLMLAGFVPLATLAGWFPFHWTFYLQLIPEFAIVYLIIWTILYKREAKKVDHINQLLAHKK, from the coding sequence ATGAAAAAACAAATCTTTCACGACGCAGCTGCTGGCGTCCTCATCGGCCTCATCCTCTCTATCCTCTTTTCACTCATTTATGCACCAAATACCTATGCCCCACTGAGCCCCGAGTCTCTAGTCGGACAAGTGATGGTGGAACATCAGGTTCACGGTGCTCTGGTCTTGCTCTACTGTATGATCATCTGGTCAGCTATCGGTGTTCTCTTTAGCTTTGGCGGTCGCTTATTCAGCCGTGACTGGAGCTTGCTCCGTGCCACACTTTCCCATTTCTTCCTCATGCTGGCTGGCTTTGTTCCACTAGCAACTCTGGCTGGTTGGTTCCCCTTCCACTGGACCTTCTATCTCCAGCTCATTCCAGAGTTTGCGATTGTCTACCTTATCATCTGGACTATCCTCTATAAAAGAGAAGCTAAAAAAGTGGACCACATCAATCAACTTTTGGCCCATAAAAAGTAA